Proteins encoded together in one Marispirochaeta sp. window:
- a CDS encoding outer membrane lipoprotein-sorting protein: MNRKSFFLPLLLILFPALLTAQTGREIMEWLDAAEEPETTHALVKLRIIEPDGSIKERVIEEWSAEDNSGLSHSVIAFHTPASVRNTRFLVKENTDRDDDQWIYLPALRKVRRIAASEGGDSFMGTEFSYDDLKSRQIDDYTYTYLRSEEAQGRECWVVESLPKEGTDSQYGRVLHWVTRDRDIMRTLRMELFGTGGEIEKIFTVEELELIDGYWTPMSVVMENQHSGRATRLEQQRIELDKPVNPRRFTPRFLETGRTE; this comes from the coding sequence ATGAATAGAAAGTCTTTTTTTCTGCCGCTTCTTTTAATCCTCTTCCCTGCCCTCCTGACAGCACAAACCGGGCGGGAGATCATGGAATGGCTGGATGCCGCCGAAGAACCGGAGACAACCCACGCCCTTGTAAAATTACGTATTATCGAGCCTGATGGTTCAATAAAAGAGCGGGTAATAGAAGAGTGGAGTGCCGAGGATAATTCGGGTCTGAGCCACAGCGTTATTGCGTTTCACACCCCCGCCTCTGTCCGCAACACCAGGTTTCTTGTCAAGGAGAATACCGACCGCGATGATGACCAGTGGATCTATCTGCCGGCTCTCCGAAAGGTACGGCGTATTGCCGCTTCCGAGGGGGGAGACTCCTTTATGGGGACCGAGTTCAGTTACGACGACCTGAAAAGCAGGCAGATCGACGATTACACCTATACATACCTGCGAAGCGAAGAAGCCCAGGGACGTGAATGCTGGGTGGTAGAATCGCTCCCCAAAGAGGGAACCGACAGTCAGTACGGCCGGGTACTCCATTGGGTAACCAGGGATCGGGATATCATGCGGACCCTGCGCATGGAGCTCTTTGGCACAGGCGGAGAGATCGAGAAGATTTTTACCGTTGAAGAACTTGAGTTAATCGACGGGTATTGGACCCCCATGTCTGTTGTAATGGAAAACCAGCACAGCGGGAGGGCAACCCGCCTTGAACAGCAGCGGATAGAGCTTGACAAACCGGTCAATCCCCGGCGTTTTACCCCCCGTTTCCTGGAAACAGGCAGGACAGAATAG
- the thrH gene encoding bifunctional phosphoserine phosphatase/homoserine phosphotransferase ThrH encodes MRVVCLDLEGVLVPEIWINVAEKTGIEELRLTTRDIPDYDVLMNKRLGILDEHRLTLKDIQEVIASMSPLPGAGDFLEELRGAYQVIILSDTFDQFAAPLMRQLHWPTLFCNTLEVNDSHRITGYCLRQQDGKRKAVEALRSLNMRIIASGDSYNDISMLTAAHAGVLFCPPENIIAEYPEFPVTREYNDLRHEIDRSFAAIHV; translated from the coding sequence ATGCGTGTTGTTTGTCTGGACCTTGAAGGGGTCCTGGTGCCGGAAATATGGATCAACGTTGCCGAGAAAACCGGTATCGAAGAACTTCGCCTTACCACGCGGGACATCCCCGATTACGACGTCCTCATGAACAAGCGCCTCGGGATCCTTGATGAACACAGGTTGACTCTGAAAGACATACAGGAAGTAATCGCCTCCATGAGTCCTCTGCCCGGGGCCGGGGACTTTCTCGAAGAACTGCGAGGGGCCTACCAGGTAATCATTCTCTCCGACACCTTCGACCAGTTTGCCGCACCCCTGATGCGGCAGCTGCACTGGCCCACCCTCTTCTGCAACACCCTCGAAGTAAACGACAGTCATCGGATCACCGGATACTGTCTGCGCCAGCAGGATGGAAAGCGCAAAGCCGTTGAGGCCCTGCGTTCCCTGAACATGCGCATAATCGCCTCCGGAGACTCATATAACGATATCAGCATGCTCACCGCCGCCCATGCTGGCGTGCTGTTCTGTCCTCCGGAGAACATTATCGCCGAGTACCCCGAATTTCCCGTTACCAGGGAATACAATGACCTTCGGCATGAAATAGACCGGAGTTTCGCCGCGATTCACGTATAG
- a CDS encoding DUF4230 domain-containing protein, which translates to MSRQSKVPVFSCLLICILVTIPGCSVDSEQHTALVRRQIREVLEVPSYEHIYREVIYLGKENTFLGFRTLDQRLLFAVDMRVQAGIRLDRGFDLRLRGSNRIEVLLPAAEILLIDADEESIEQFFLLERGDSITHTEYYDEIELSKDEVREDAIRRGILRKAEENAQTLIRGILSGAGYKEIRFISSGEKESGA; encoded by the coding sequence ATGTCGCGTCAAAGTAAAGTTCCTGTTTTCTCCTGCCTTCTCATCTGTATTTTAGTTACAATCCCGGGCTGCTCCGTTGATTCGGAGCAGCATACAGCCCTGGTCCGCCGCCAAATCAGAGAGGTGCTGGAAGTCCCGTCTTATGAACATATCTATCGTGAGGTAATCTACCTGGGAAAGGAAAACACCTTTCTCGGTTTCAGGACCCTGGATCAGCGGCTTCTCTTTGCCGTCGATATGAGGGTACAGGCAGGCATCCGCCTCGACCGGGGATTTGATCTCCGGCTTCGCGGGTCAAACCGTATTGAGGTACTGCTGCCGGCGGCGGAGATCCTGCTGATCGATGCTGATGAGGAGAGTATCGAACAGTTCTTCCTGCTGGAGCGGGGGGATTCGATAACCCATACGGAATACTATGATGAAATCGAACTGAGCAAGGATGAGGTTCGGGAGGACGCCATCCGCAGAGGGATTCTGCGCAAAGCGGAAGAAAATGCCCAGACCCTGATCCGGGGTATCCTGTCGGGGGCCGGATACAAAGAGATCCGCTTTATCTCCAGCGGAGAAAAGGAGAGCGGCGCATGA
- a CDS encoding DUF4230 domain-containing protein gives MKLLRLLISGILLLLLFSGGLLMLLHFDPFGWDISLVRRSKFSAREILLKEVRTVYRLNTVELVHKSVFPYDFMPSDPDWWQIFHAAEVGKPDSGEKELLEFYNFCKSLDINLVSRDPNFAVVTLIAKAGFNLEGFPLEENFLWNESRLVIRLPEPEITEIIVQDPAADRYPYPGLKISPENWKRLTEYITARIGSVTDEKQLIERARQRGEEFIRHIAEPRGFSNIEFHYLE, from the coding sequence ATGAAATTATTACGCCTCCTTATCTCTGGTATATTGCTGCTTCTCCTCTTTTCAGGCGGGCTCCTGATGTTGCTGCACTTCGACCCCTTCGGCTGGGACATCTCCCTTGTCCGCCGATCCAAATTCAGCGCCCGGGAAATCCTTCTGAAGGAGGTTCGCACGGTATATCGTCTTAATACGGTTGAGCTGGTCCATAAATCAGTTTTTCCCTACGACTTCATGCCTTCCGACCCGGACTGGTGGCAGATTTTCCATGCCGCCGAGGTGGGGAAACCGGATTCCGGGGAAAAAGAGCTCCTTGAGTTCTACAACTTCTGCAAAAGCCTCGACATCAATCTGGTTTCCCGGGATCCGAACTTCGCTGTTGTAACCCTGATTGCCAAGGCGGGGTTCAACCTTGAAGGATTTCCTCTGGAGGAAAACTTCCTGTGGAACGAGTCACGCCTTGTCATCCGGCTGCCGGAACCGGAAATAACGGAGATTATTGTCCAGGATCCTGCTGCCGATCGCTATCCCTATCCGGGGTTGAAAATCAGTCCGGAAAACTGGAAACGCCTCACTGAGTATATTACCGCGAGAATAGGATCAGTAACCGATGAGAAGCAGCTTATAGAACGGGCCCGGCAACGGGGAGAAGAGTTTATACGACACATCGCCGAACCGAGGGGTTTCTCGAACATCGAGTTTCATTATCTGGAGTAA
- a CDS encoding response regulator, whose translation MTPSIYQAVFNNVSVGLVLLSRDLRVLQANRVFLSMTGRSEIDNKFYLPGMVVPEDKELLQESFDDFIRNPGRKQSVDLRYERPEDGVGWCSIEWTLIPHPELKGRFPVAVISEISKEKETALRLELESAEARRAAQTKSDFLANMSHEIRTPIHTITGMSELLLDTSLDEEQQEYANQIQYSADVLQGLINDILDFSKIEAGRLKLETIDFNLHDLVEDSVKLVSMEAHKKGLEVAVFFEKNVPYLLKGDPVRLRQIIVNLFNNAVKFTTEGEIVISVSLMEENDHEATLLFQVKDTGIGIPEDKLDRLFKVFSQVDSSTTRKFGGTGLGLSISRNLVSMMDGEIGVESDEGRGSIFRFTCVLEKQNEESLYRNLTGEFFEGTRALVCDDNDSSRDILSSYLKGWGCLVEEAANGEEALALMRERLNEKRPFSIAVIDQIMSGMDGWQLASEINSDKEINTTKLILMSPAGKSGEEAKMKLLKWFDGYLNKPIKKNQLFELLFRIVNQEVELESIESLDLAEEVETALTVEKGKILVAEDHEVNQILFRTILENEGYTVSVASNGKEAAALAGQDSFALIFMDVQMPEMNGYEATREIRQTGIDTPIIAVTASAIKGEQEKCLEAGMDDFLTKPFKKSDLMPMLDKWAMGSMVARKDHSSAPEEQQKQSLDIDPEVFSFDEAVSTFMGQTEVVVKVVEGFLPKVERQIAQMKSSLKAEDFEQLAADAHSIKGSSWNLMARRLGNRAFELEKAAKENKSDACALNVMGLEDAFSEFKAAAERILVRYSR comes from the coding sequence GTGACACCTTCGATCTATCAAGCTGTATTTAACAATGTTTCTGTCGGTCTGGTACTTCTTTCCAGGGACCTCCGTGTGCTGCAAGCCAACCGGGTTTTTTTGTCAATGACGGGAAGATCAGAAATCGACAACAAATTCTATCTGCCGGGGATGGTTGTTCCTGAGGATAAAGAGCTTCTGCAGGAAAGTTTCGACGACTTTATCAGGAATCCTGGCCGGAAACAAAGTGTTGATTTACGCTATGAGCGACCTGAAGACGGAGTCGGCTGGTGCAGTATTGAATGGACTCTGATTCCCCATCCCGAGCTGAAGGGCAGATTTCCAGTGGCGGTTATATCCGAGATTTCTAAAGAGAAGGAAACTGCCCTTCGTCTCGAGCTGGAGAGCGCCGAAGCGCGGCGGGCTGCCCAGACAAAGTCGGATTTTCTAGCCAACATGAGCCACGAAATCCGCACGCCTATCCACACCATCACCGGAATGTCCGAACTTCTGCTGGATACATCGCTGGATGAGGAACAGCAGGAGTACGCAAACCAGATCCAGTATTCCGCAGATGTTCTCCAGGGATTGATCAACGATATCCTTGATTTTTCCAAGATTGAGGCGGGGCGTCTGAAACTGGAGACCATCGATTTTAATCTCCACGATCTGGTGGAAGATTCGGTGAAGCTGGTTTCCATGGAGGCTCATAAAAAAGGACTGGAGGTGGCGGTCTTTTTTGAAAAGAATGTACCCTACCTTCTTAAGGGTGATCCCGTCAGGCTGCGACAGATAATCGTCAATCTTTTTAATAATGCCGTCAAGTTTACCACTGAGGGAGAGATAGTAATAAGTGTTTCTCTGATGGAGGAGAATGACCATGAGGCAACCCTTCTTTTTCAGGTAAAGGATACAGGTATCGGAATTCCTGAAGACAAGCTCGACCGGCTTTTCAAAGTCTTCAGCCAGGTGGATTCTTCCACCACCCGTAAATTCGGGGGTACCGGATTGGGGCTCTCCATTTCCCGGAATCTTGTTTCGATGATGGACGGTGAGATCGGTGTCGAGAGTGACGAGGGCCGGGGCTCAATTTTCCGTTTTACCTGTGTTCTGGAAAAACAGAATGAGGAGAGCCTTTATCGCAATCTGACGGGGGAGTTTTTTGAAGGGACCAGGGCACTGGTCTGTGATGATAATGACAGTTCCCGGGATATTCTGAGCAGTTATCTGAAAGGATGGGGCTGTCTGGTAGAAGAGGCCGCCAACGGTGAAGAGGCCCTGGCCCTGATGAGGGAAAGGCTTAATGAGAAGCGGCCTTTTTCTATTGCTGTTATCGACCAGATAATGTCCGGGATGGACGGCTGGCAGCTTGCCAGCGAAATAAACTCCGACAAAGAGATCAATACCACCAAGCTGATTCTTATGAGCCCCGCTGGAAAAAGCGGAGAAGAGGCCAAGATGAAGCTTTTAAAATGGTTCGATGGATACCTGAATAAACCGATCAAGAAGAACCAGCTTTTTGAACTTCTTTTCCGCATTGTGAACCAGGAGGTGGAACTTGAGAGCATTGAATCCCTGGACCTTGCCGAGGAGGTTGAGACCGCCCTCACGGTTGAGAAGGGCAAGATCCTGGTTGCGGAGGACCATGAGGTCAATCAGATTCTCTTCAGGACCATTCTTGAAAACGAGGGCTATACCGTCAGTGTTGCCTCTAACGGAAAAGAAGCGGCAGCCCTGGCGGGGCAGGATTCATTTGCTCTGATCTTTATGGATGTCCAGATGCCGGAGATGAACGGGTACGAAGCAACCCGCGAAATCCGCCAGACGGGCATTGATACGCCGATCATCGCTGTAACCGCCTCGGCCATTAAAGGGGAACAGGAGAAGTGCCTTGAGGCGGGAATGGATGACTTTTTGACCAAGCCCTTTAAAAAGAGCGATCTTATGCCAATGCTGGATAAGTGGGCCATGGGAAGCATGGTAGCCCGTAAAGACCACAGTAGCGCGCCGGAGGAACAGCAGAAGCAGAGCCTGGATATTGATCCCGAGGTTTTTTCCTTCGATGAAGCGGTTTCGACCTTTATGGGGCAAACCGAGGTAGTTGTAAAGGTGGTGGAGGGTTTTCTTCCGAAGGTAGAGCGTCAGATCGCCCAGATGAAAAGCAGCCTTAAAGCGGAAGATTTTGAGCAGCTGGCGGCGGACGCTCATTCCATAAAGGGAAGTTCCTGGAACCTTATGGCCAGGCGCTTAGGAAACCGCGCTTTCGAGCTGGAGAAGGCCGCGAAAGAGAATAAGAGTGATGCCTGTGCTCTTAACGTTATGGGCCTTGAGGATGCATTTAGTGAATTCAAGGCCGCGGCGGAAAGAATTCTGGTCCGTTACTCCAGATAA
- a CDS encoding response regulator: MKKILIIEESPLFRDYLGKKLAEFNIEVVQGVNGLDGMLKLRSEIPDLIIMDYFLTRKSAMEVLQEKLRNPNTKNVPVIMMATKLGSKHVMELARFGVKKVFTKPLKLDALLNTLSGILGISVTIDPTPSIIEAHFNEEILFIEVAQGLNTEKIVLLKYKIKELMSLYTVPVPKVLLMLAGIELGDHFKEKLDLLFKTVLEEAQENPRLIKVLSSSEKITAFIQNSPDYSGIGVTDSLEKAMDDLIGLKPDSFAHDEIARERILSSSAPNGDGEESITMRFEGENTMSKAMGALRGSAVVAVVDDDMVIRTLISTVFQSTGWKIDQYEDGSTFVDALDTTSYDLVFLDLMMPNMNGFQVLQELRSRGQDVPVIIFSALTKKETILKAQEYGVRTYLRKPLKPETLLQKAAEVLGATF; this comes from the coding sequence ATGAAAAAAATCCTTATAATAGAAGAGTCCCCTCTTTTTCGGGATTACCTGGGGAAGAAACTGGCTGAGTTCAACATCGAGGTTGTCCAGGGAGTTAACGGGCTTGACGGCATGCTGAAATTGCGGAGCGAGATTCCCGACCTGATTATTATGGACTATTTTCTCACTCGAAAAAGCGCCATGGAGGTTTTACAGGAGAAGCTTCGTAATCCAAATACCAAGAATGTTCCGGTTATCATGATGGCCACAAAGCTGGGCAGCAAGCATGTTATGGAGCTGGCCAGATTCGGGGTAAAGAAGGTATTTACCAAACCCCTGAAGCTTGATGCCCTGCTCAATACCTTGTCGGGGATTCTTGGGATATCCGTAACCATTGATCCGACTCCGTCGATTATTGAGGCCCATTTTAACGAGGAGATCCTCTTTATCGAGGTTGCCCAGGGTCTGAATACCGAAAAGATCGTACTGCTGAAGTACAAAATCAAGGAACTCATGTCCCTCTATACCGTTCCTGTACCAAAGGTCCTGCTTATGCTGGCGGGGATCGAGCTTGGTGATCATTTTAAGGAAAAACTCGATCTACTATTCAAAACGGTTCTGGAAGAGGCCCAGGAGAATCCCCGGCTGATTAAAGTGCTGAGTTCTTCAGAAAAGATTACGGCCTTTATTCAGAACAGCCCTGATTACAGCGGAATTGGTGTAACCGACAGCCTGGAAAAGGCCATGGACGATCTGATCGGTTTGAAACCCGACTCTTTTGCCCATGACGAGATAGCCCGGGAACGTATCTTAAGCAGTTCTGCTCCCAACGGAGATGGAGAAGAGAGCATTACCATGCGCTTTGAGGGGGAAAATACCATGAGCAAGGCCATGGGAGCCCTGCGGGGAAGCGCGGTGGTTGCAGTTGTCGATGACGATATGGTCATCAGAACTCTGATCAGTACTGTCTTTCAGAGTACCGGCTGGAAGATCGATCAGTATGAAGACGGCAGCACCTTTGTGGATGCTCTGGATACCACCAGCTATGACCTGGTTTTTCTCGACCTTATGATGCCCAACATGAACGGGTTCCAGGTATTGCAGGAGCTCAGATCGAGAGGACAGGATGTCCCGGTTATAATCTTTTCGGCCCTCACAAAGAAGGAGACAATCCTGAAGGCCCAGGAGTATGGCGTACGTACCTATCTGAGAAAACCCCTCAAACCCGAAACCCTGCTGCAGAAAGCGGCGGAAGTCCTGGGCGCGACCTTCTAG
- a CDS encoding cyclic nucleotide-binding domain-containing protein produces the protein MSTPREDPGPLFERTIPFRFLSRTARQGLAENMHRRVYVQGETVLPHGISLYPEFFFVQSGSVGVYNPRLPELRSNIILAGSYFGERGVLFNEAYAFDFIAEEQTVCYAVPAKIFLGLLHSSRAFAQSLGSILQDKQGIFAEFSNFSAEIMRAVKRGFLDVRGLLRHYRELEPALHPLLNSHEIDFGALLYAVRRLPENVSRNHTYLLTDDLPTEFSEPELFFTAIESKARRRDIWEMLPGKSMVLLRSGMSDMVDIITLLCLYAVEAVKIRSRLHDPLSIRLVEEGKMQQQRQPEKAEDIETSLLRNLDFSSSEIEGLKSVWPGAVLSRLSEIVRHRESINIDFRRHVTTFHRHRSQAWTHQVADSAKRLLGYEPADLPGDIPVYIISSNDHSVANCLNPDPRRYREQILQWGKEFGHPYLEFSWENTEDLVYALGPDFWTAHPKLERCSEQDCGLLRLSDTASTGIQVQLVNIAALKLNALDMSIPRPQASRNGLIINIDYAFGEQAEDIIRNLILLFGRNLAGINVLGKAGALVGRRGDILIPDAFIEQTSDRFYPLSGARPGVADRLAKLAPGREVHTGPILTVAGTLMQNRRMLHFYRHIWSCIGLEMEGTFYYRQLLEARELGVIPGEVPIRFLYYVSDLPLEHRDSLSTRLHPAAGIPPLYAITREILSSILS, from the coding sequence ATGAGTACTCCCCGCGAAGATCCCGGCCCCCTTTTTGAACGGACAATTCCTTTTCGCTTTCTCTCCAGGACTGCACGACAGGGGCTGGCCGAAAATATGCACAGGCGGGTGTATGTCCAGGGTGAGACGGTTCTCCCCCATGGAATCAGTCTGTATCCTGAATTCTTCTTTGTTCAAAGTGGCAGTGTCGGGGTATATAATCCGCGGCTTCCGGAACTGCGCAGCAACATAATCCTCGCCGGCAGTTATTTCGGGGAACGGGGGGTATTGTTCAATGAGGCTTACGCCTTCGATTTTATTGCCGAAGAACAGACAGTCTGCTATGCTGTCCCGGCAAAGATCTTTCTGGGGCTTCTGCATTCGTCCCGGGCTTTTGCCCAGTCCCTGGGAAGCATTCTGCAGGACAAACAGGGAATTTTTGCGGAGTTCAGTAATTTTTCTGCAGAGATTATGCGGGCTGTCAAACGGGGGTTCCTGGATGTTCGCGGATTACTCCGTCATTACCGGGAGCTTGAACCGGCTCTGCATCCGCTGCTCAATTCCCACGAGATTGATTTCGGGGCCCTGCTGTATGCGGTACGACGTCTGCCTGAAAATGTAAGTCGAAACCATACCTATCTGCTGACAGACGATCTGCCCACCGAGTTTTCCGAACCGGAACTCTTTTTTACCGCCATTGAATCAAAGGCCCGGCGCCGGGATATCTGGGAAATGCTGCCGGGTAAAAGCATGGTACTGCTCCGTTCCGGCATGTCCGATATGGTGGATATCATTACGCTCTTATGTCTCTACGCGGTGGAAGCGGTAAAGATACGCAGTCGTCTGCATGATCCTCTGTCCATCCGGCTGGTGGAGGAGGGGAAAATGCAGCAACAGCGGCAGCCTGAAAAGGCTGAGGATATTGAAACCTCCCTGCTGCGGAATCTGGATTTCTCTTCCTCTGAAATCGAAGGCCTCAAATCGGTCTGGCCCGGGGCGGTGCTATCCAGACTAAGCGAGATTGTTCGTCATCGGGAAAGTATTAATATCGATTTTCGGCGTCATGTGACTACCTTTCACCGGCACCGATCCCAGGCCTGGACACACCAGGTAGCTGATTCCGCAAAAAGACTGCTGGGATATGAGCCGGCGGACCTGCCTGGTGATATCCCGGTATACATAATCAGTTCGAATGACCACTCCGTAGCCAATTGCCTGAACCCCGACCCCCGGCGTTACAGGGAGCAGATTCTCCAGTGGGGCAAGGAGTTTGGACACCCCTATCTTGAATTTTCCTGGGAGAACACTGAAGACCTTGTTTACGCCCTTGGACCGGATTTCTGGACGGCCCATCCCAAACTGGAGCGTTGCAGCGAACAGGATTGCGGACTGCTGCGTCTAAGCGATACCGCTTCCACAGGAATACAGGTGCAGCTGGTGAATATTGCGGCTCTTAAGCTGAATGCTCTGGACATGAGTATTCCCCGGCCGCAGGCATCCAGGAACGGTTTGATAATCAATATCGATTACGCCTTTGGAGAGCAGGCCGAGGACATAATACGGAACCTGATTCTGCTGTTTGGACGCAATCTCGCGGGTATTAATGTTCTGGGCAAGGCTGGAGCTTTGGTAGGACGCAGGGGTGATATCCTGATTCCCGATGCCTTTATAGAACAGACCTCCGACAGGTTTTATCCCCTCAGCGGAGCAAGGCCCGGGGTTGCCGACCGCCTGGCAAAGCTTGCCCCGGGAAGAGAGGTCCATACCGGGCCGATTCTCACTGTTGCCGGAACACTGATGCAGAATCGCCGGATGCTCCATTTTTACCGCCATATCTGGAGCTGCATAGGCCTCGAAATGGAGGGGACTTTTTACTACCGGCAGCTGCTGGAGGCCAGAGAACTCGGCGTCATTCCGGGGGAGGTCCCTATCCGCTTTCTCTACTATGTTTCCGATCTGCCCTTGGAACATCGGGACTCCCTGAGCACGCGTCTGCATCCTGCAGCCGGAATACCTCCTCTTTACGCCATAACCCGGGAAATTTTAAGTTCGATTTTGTCCTGA
- a CDS encoding MarR family transcriptional regulator, which translates to MDILRTIKTEEEMGRKRDISEEVLVTIRQIVRAIDLHSKKLAKTYGLTGPQLIVLQEIADRDVLTTGDLAKNISLSHATVTSIVDRLVARGLVRRIRGIQDKRRMYLRLTEEGMNKVKNKPAMLQDTFIKSFDSLNTWEQTLLLSSMQRIAAMMNADGLKTDSFLISHPATFTEEELEEYYQKE; encoded by the coding sequence ATGGATATACTTCGTACTATAAAGACAGAAGAAGAGATGGGACGCAAAAGAGACATCAGTGAAGAGGTGCTTGTAACAATACGTCAGATTGTCCGCGCTATAGACCTTCACTCAAAGAAACTGGCAAAAACATACGGATTAACCGGACCTCAGCTTATAGTCCTGCAGGAGATTGCAGACCGCGATGTCCTGACAACCGGCGACCTGGCAAAGAACATTTCCTTGAGCCATGCAACGGTTACCAGCATTGTGGACCGGCTGGTGGCTCGAGGGCTTGTCCGGCGAATACGGGGTATACAGGATAAGCGGCGGATGTACCTTCGGCTGACAGAAGAAGGTATGAACAAGGTAAAGAACAAACCGGCCATGCTGCAGGACACTTTTATTAAGTCTTTTGACAGTCTTAATACCTGGGAGCAGACACTGCTTTTATCGTCAATGCAGAGAATCGCGGCAATGATGAACGCTGACGGCCTCAAAACAGATTCCTTCCTGATTAGTCACCCCGCGACGTTCACAGAAGAGGAACTGGAAGAGTATTACCAGAAGGAGTAG
- a CDS encoding glycine betaine/L-proline ABC transporter ATP-binding protein gives MALISVKNLYKVFGPNPKRVFPLLEQGKSKAEILKRTGCTIAINGASFDIEKRETFVVMGLSGSGKSTMIRCLNRLIEPTRGEIVLDGQDIMKMDKEQLRETRRYKMSMVFQHFGLLPHRNVINNVEFGLEISGMEKEERQKKAMKAINLVGLEGFEYSKPAELSGGMQQRVGLARALANDPEILLMDEAFSALDPLIRTQMQDELLELQAKMHKTIIFITHDLDEALKLGDRIVILGPEGRVRQIGPPEEILSNPADDYVSEFVQNVDRTKVITASSIMKGHATVTYPKDGPGTATRIMEKNRLNAVFVTDSDRKLMGLVTIDEAAKLSKKGQKDLTPIIQDNIFTTYPDTAISDLLHTAVTTAFPIAVIDENNIFHGVVDRGAILAEVTIGIDDEAAPTRLNELNGQEDDSETREDA, from the coding sequence ATGGCTTTAATATCCGTAAAAAACCTGTACAAGGTTTTCGGGCCAAACCCTAAACGGGTGTTTCCTCTTCTTGAGCAGGGAAAATCGAAAGCAGAGATTCTAAAGCGTACAGGATGCACCATTGCGATTAATGGAGCGAGTTTTGACATAGAAAAACGTGAAACATTTGTCGTGATGGGTCTTTCCGGCAGCGGTAAATCAACAATGATCCGCTGTCTGAACCGTCTTATCGAGCCCACCAGAGGCGAAATCGTACTGGACGGACAGGACATCATGAAGATGGACAAGGAGCAGCTGCGCGAGACCCGGCGCTACAAAATGTCCATGGTATTTCAGCATTTCGGTCTTCTTCCGCACCGAAACGTCATTAATAATGTCGAGTTCGGTCTGGAAATCAGCGGCATGGAGAAGGAAGAACGGCAGAAAAAGGCCATGAAGGCTATCAACCTGGTCGGATTAGAGGGCTTTGAATACAGCAAACCTGCTGAACTTTCAGGGGGAATGCAGCAGAGAGTCGGTCTGGCACGGGCACTTGCCAATGATCCGGAAATCCTCCTGATGGATGAAGCATTCAGCGCTCTGGATCCTCTTATCAGGACCCAGATGCAGGACGAGCTACTGGAACTCCAGGCAAAGATGCATAAAACCATCATCTTCATTACCCACGATCTGGATGAGGCCCTGAAACTGGGCGACAGGATCGTAATTCTCGGTCCCGAAGGAAGGGTCCGGCAGATTGGACCTCCCGAGGAGATTCTCTCTAACCCGGCTGACGATTATGTCAGTGAATTCGTGCAGAACGTCGACCGTACAAAGGTAATAACCGCCTCTTCCATCATGAAGGGCCATGCTACTGTTACCTATCCCAAAGACGGTCCGGGGACGGCAACACGCATTATGGAAAAGAACCGCCTGAACGCTGTTTTTGTAACCGACAGCGACCGGAAACTTATGGGACTTGTAACTATCGACGAGGCAGCGAAACTGTCGAAAAAGGGACAGAAAGATTTGACTCCGATTATTCAGGACAATATCTTTACAACCTATCCCGACACTGCTATATCCGATCTTCTTCACACCGCGGTTACAACAGCATTTCCCATCGCGGTAATAGATGAGAACAACATCTTTCACGGGGTTGTCGACCGCGGCGCCATACTGGCGGAGGTTACTATTGGTATTGATGATGAAGCTGCTCCAACCCGTTTGAATGAACTGAACGGTCAGGAAGACGACAGCGAAACGCGGGAGGACGCATAA